The Nostoc cf. commune SO-36 genomic sequence TTGGTATTTAGCACTGATTCCTGTTCTTTACATTGCTGCTATTACCGCAATTAGCCAAGGTGAAGTTCACGGAGGTAAGAAGATTACGGGAGTATTAGCACTACTGCTAATTGCAATAGTTTTAACGGCTGTTTTAGCTTTAGGACTATTAGAAGATTATACAGCGATCGCAGCACTACCATTTGCTGTTGTATTAGCTATCAGAGTCTTGCCTAATTTCATCAAATCGGCGCGTGAACCAGTCGCCGAAAATATCCGAAATGCCGTAAAAATAGGCGTTTTATCTCTAATTGTGTTAGATGCAACCATTGCCTCTGGTTTTGCTGGTTCATCTTACGGTTTGTTAGTTCTAATTTTGCTACCGTTTTCGATTAAGTTAGCAAAAATATTTGCTGTTACTTAAATTTGAATGCACACACCCAGTAATACCATGAATCGGTTGTATGGGCGCATAGATGTGCGCCCATAACAATGAGTATTTAGTAGGTATTTCTGAAATCCTATAAGCCAAAGGGTAAAGCTATAAAATGAAAATTACAAAAAGCAATAATCACTTAACTTATTGTAGCAATATTCATCCTGGTGAAAGCTGGCCAGAGGTTTTCACCAATTTAGAAAAATATGTTCTCAATCTCAAATCACGTTTATCGCCAACAGCACCTTTTGGTATTGGTTTAAGATTAGCAGATGCAGCTGCCAAAGAACTGTTACAAAATAATAACTTGGCTCAATTCCAAGCGTGGCTGACTCAAGAGAATTTATACGTTTTTACCTTAAATGGATTTCCTTATGGTGGATTCCATCGACAGGTGGTAAAAGACCAAGTTTATGCACCAGATTGGTCTACACAAGAACGGGTAAACTATACATTAAACTTGGCACAAATTTTAGCTACTCTTTTACCAGAAGGACTTGACGGCGGAATTTCTACACTACCATTATCTTATAAAACCTTGGTGGAAAAAAGACCAAACAGCTTTCGAGGCAGTTATTAAAAATAGTTGTTTGAACATAGTATCAGTTGTTGTAGAAATGATTCGTATCTACGAAGAAACAGGAAGGATATTACATATTGATTTAGAACCTGAGCCTGATGGTTTAATTGAAAATACCTCCGAAGTAATTGACTTTTATCAAAATTGGTTGTTGCCAATTGGCGGTAACTACTTATCAAAAAAATTAAATATTGAGCATAGTTTAGCAGAAACTAAATTACTAGAACACGTTCGAATTTGTTATGACACCTGTCATTTCTCAGTTGAATATGAGGAACCACAATCTGTATTTGCGCGTTTGCAATCGGCAGGAATTAAGATTGGTAAGATTCAAATTAGTGCCGCAATTAAAGTAAAAATTCCTGTGGATATTGAGAAGCGTAGTTTGATAGTTGAGCGGTTACGTCCATTTGCTGAATCTACTTATCTTCACCAAGTAATAGAACGTCGTACTGATGGTACACTTCATCACTATCCTGACTTAATAACTGCGTTACCACATTTAGAGCAATCTTTAGCTGAAGAATGGCGTACTCACTTCCATGTGCCAATTTTTATTCATGATTATCAAATTTTACAATCAACCCAAGATGACATTGTTACTGTTTTGCATTTACTTCAGACAAACAATGCTTGCTCACATTTAGAAATTGAAACTTACACTTGGGATGTATTGCCATCAGAAATGAAAATAGATTTACTTACTTCTATTCAGCGTGAGTATGAATGGGTATTAAAAATAATTCGTAATTCGTAATTAAGATTTGAATTGGATTTTTGAGTTTAAATCTGTAGAGATGCGTTATGGTGCAATACGGTTCAGTTAAGGTTAAAACTCTTTGCTAAAGTCAGTTTTTTTACGAACCACAGAAAATGACAGAAGTAATTAGAACCGGCAGGGCTAGCGCGTCTCAAAAGCTATTGACAAAGGGACTTGTTAGATAAGCAGTCGTTGTAGGAAAAAAGTGGTCTATCCGAGGTAGGGTAAGATTTAATACATCTAGGTGCGAGTTCAAAGTAATGCCAAGAGGATTTGAGAACAAGAAAAGCAAAACCAAAGCACCTTGTACACCCAGCATAGATAGCAAAGACATTACCACTAAGTTTCAGGAATACTTCACACAAATAAAAGACCCCAATGAATCAATTAACACCTAAAAATTGGATATTTATCAAACACCGGCTGACCCCTTATTTATTTTTACTACCTGCTTTAGTTCTTTTGGGGTTAACAGTCTTTTGGCCTGCGCTGCAAGCATTTTACCTCAGTTTTACTAGCTATGAAGATATTGCCCAGCCGCCACAATGGATAGGTTTTGCCAACTTCCTCAAGCTTTGGAAGGATGCAATTTTTTGGAAAACCTTAGAAAACACTTTTTTATATCTTGTGGGTGTAGTACCAATTTTAGTAATTGCTCCCCTAATGTTGGCAATTTTGGTAAATCAGAAACTGCGGGGGATGAATTGGTTTAGGGCAGCTTACTACACTCCAGTGGTAATTTCAATGGTGGTTGCGGGAATAGCTTGGAAATGGCTGTATGCAGAAAACGGATTACTTAATCAATTATTTAAAGCTTTAGGTATTTTTCCAGAAGGTATTCCTTGGCTAACTAGCCCAACAAAAATTTTTGGCATTATACCAATTTCTCTTGCCAGCGTCATGGCTGTCACCGTGTGGAAGGGACTAGGCTACTACATGGTGATTTATTTAGCAGGGCTACAATCAATTCCTGCTGATGTGTACGAAGCCGCAGCCATTGATGGCTCTGATGGTATCAGCAAACATTGGGATATTACTATACCTTTGATGAAGCCATATTTAGCACTAGTGGCGGTAATATCGGCTATTTCTGCCACCAAAGTATTTGAAGAAGTATACATTATGACCCAAGGAGGCCCACTTAGTAGCTCGAAAACGATTGTATATTATTTATATGAGCAAGCCTTCACCAACTTGGAAATTAGCTATGCTTGCACGATTGGGCTAGTGCTGTTTTTGATAATTTTAGGCTTGTCA encodes the following:
- a CDS encoding carbohydrate ABC transporter permease, which encodes MNQLTPKNWIFIKHRLTPYLFLLPALVLLGLTVFWPALQAFYLSFTSYEDIAQPPQWIGFANFLKLWKDAIFWKTLENTFLYLVGVVPILVIAPLMLAILVNQKLRGMNWFRAAYYTPVVISMVVAGIAWKWLYAENGLLNQLFKALGIFPEGIPWLTSPTKIFGIIPISLASVMAVTVWKGLGYYMVIYLAGLQSIPADVYEAAAIDGSDGISKHWDITIPLMKPYLALVAVISAISATKVFEEVYIMTQGGPLSSSKTIVYYLYEQAFTNLEISYACTIGLVLFLIILGLSILRLVINSQGDDNITI
- the eboE gene encoding metabolite traffic protein EboE, whose amino-acid sequence is MNIVSVVVEMIRIYEETGRILHIDLEPEPDGLIENTSEVIDFYQNWLLPIGGNYLSKKLNIEHSLAETKLLEHVRICYDTCHFSVEYEEPQSVFARLQSAGIKIGKIQISAAIKVKIPVDIEKRSLIVERLRPFAESTYLHQVIERRTDGTLHHYPDLITALPHLEQSLAEEWRTHFHVPIFIHDYQILQSTQDDIVTVLHLLQTNNACSHLEIETYTWDVLPSEMKIDLLTSIQREYEWVLKIIRNS